In one window of Frigoriglobus tundricola DNA:
- a CDS encoding glycosyltransferase: MRVAFVVHLMQVAGAEVFVRETIRRLGPRIKPTIFCLDSVGRIGEELIAEGVDLECFGRKPGRDWRVSRELAAAIRRRDIEVVHAHQYTPFFYTALAKPLCGFRPKVILTEHGRHYPDRVSPARRAVNRLVLDRLADAVTACCRFSAEGLTRTDGFAGARIEVIENGIEIDRYGPPADKALAKREVGLEPARRYLIHVARHHPVKDQATLLRGFAQAASTLPDLDLLMVGDGPLREELEALARELRVPERVKFLGIRTDIPELMRAADAFALTSLSEAASLTLLEALASALPAIVTNVGGNPEIVRHEREGLLFPRGDANGCADAISRVFRNPELAARLGAAGRERAVERYQLDRTVEEYFRLYSRLAGR, encoded by the coding sequence GTGCGGGTTGCGTTCGTCGTCCACCTGATGCAGGTGGCCGGGGCGGAGGTGTTCGTCCGCGAAACGATCCGCCGCCTCGGCCCGCGCATCAAGCCCACGATCTTCTGCCTCGACTCCGTCGGCCGCATCGGCGAAGAGCTGATCGCCGAGGGCGTCGATCTGGAGTGCTTCGGGCGCAAGCCGGGCCGCGACTGGCGCGTGAGCCGAGAGCTGGCCGCCGCGATCCGCCGGCGCGACATCGAGGTCGTTCACGCCCACCAGTACACGCCTTTCTTCTACACGGCACTCGCGAAGCCGCTGTGCGGCTTCCGCCCCAAGGTGATCCTCACCGAACACGGGCGCCACTACCCGGATCGCGTGTCACCGGCGCGGCGCGCGGTGAACCGGCTCGTACTTGACCGCCTCGCAGACGCCGTGACGGCCTGCTGCCGCTTCAGCGCGGAGGGGCTGACCCGAACGGACGGGTTCGCCGGTGCGCGGATCGAGGTCATCGAAAACGGCATCGAGATCGACCGCTACGGGCCGCCCGCAGACAAGGCCCTCGCGAAACGAGAGGTGGGCCTGGAGCCCGCCCGACGCTACCTCATTCACGTAGCGCGGCACCATCCGGTGAAGGACCAGGCGACGCTCCTGCGCGGGTTCGCCCAGGCGGCCTCAACTCTACCCGACCTCGACCTGCTGATGGTCGGCGACGGCCCGCTGCGCGAGGAGTTGGAGGCACTGGCACGGGAACTCCGCGTGCCGGAGCGGGTCAAGTTCCTCGGCATCCGCACCGACATTCCGGAACTCATGCGCGCGGCCGACGCCTTCGCGCTCACGTCGCTGAGCGAAGCCGCGTCGCTCACGCTCCTGGAAGCGCTGGCGAGCGCGCTGCCGGCCATCGTTACGAACGTCGGCGGGAACCCCGAGATCGTGCGGCACGAGCGCGAGGGCCTGCTCTTCCCCCGCGGGGACGCGAACGGCTGTGCGGATGCCATTAGCCGTGTATTCCGAAACCCCGAACTGGCGGCCCGCCTCGGCGCCGCCGGCCGGGAACGTGCGGTCGAGCGATACCAGTTGGACCGCACGGTCGAAGAGTATTTCCGGCTGTACTCCCGCCTCGCCGGGAGGTGA
- a CDS encoding RIFT barrel domain-containing protein has protein sequence MDAVELNVISPPTGRGPVTTGVPWPRGKLLDSQKLVLRDATGKAVRLQARATDRWPDGSVRWVLLDWIAEAGAGPYRVAVGEPVAVEGPGVKVEASEDWVSVDTGAAQFKFDNETTGFLFRMCSVRKTLYPTEAFGCAIKDNLAREAKFQWDEDLEASWGETGLWAVEVEETGPVRASVRLRGAFYLPPSGVLTQYVARLHFFADSSAVRFDLTLCNPYRAAHPGGLWDLGDGGSVFLKDATLTFKLSGERSTIVCSPELGAPAGECAAPFELYQDSSGGENWKSTNHLNRKREVPVTFRGYRLKLGPQERSGLRATPLVTLSRGEHAVGIAVPHFWQNFPMAVEATDDALTLKLLPKQFRDVHELQGGEQKTWTFAVAFGPDATPESLEWFRQPAKAFASPKWYCDSGAIPYLTPKADDPNRDYLELVHSAIEGTDTFDAKRETIDEYGWRHFGDIYGDHEAVYHTGPTPMVSHYNNQYDPVAGFGYQFLRSADLRWLRHMEELAQHVIDIDIYHTTRDKSAYNGGLFWHTYHYVDADTGTHRSYPRSLLQLKGMPGLDPNDPKAKRSKSVYALGGGPANEHNYTTGLMLHHFLTGSAASREAALGLARWVIDMDDGRKTVYRWFSRANTGYASQSRDPSYHGPGRGSGNSLSALLDGHRLSGDPAFLAKAEQLVRRCIHPADDVPKRNLLDVENRWFYTMFLQALGKYLDHKAERGELDRMYAYARASLLHYARWMADNEVPTLSRPEILEYPNETWAAQDMRKSEVFKFAAKHATGTEKARFLERAEFFFRDSVSRLTAFPSRTLARPVVLMLSYGYMHAHFQKRPDESAPPPNVEVTDFGKPEVFVSQPVIAKKRAKLLAAVGAACGVVCAIGLVVWLLLR, from the coding sequence GTGGACGCTGTTGAACTGAACGTGATTTCACCGCCCACCGGCCGCGGACCGGTCACGACCGGCGTGCCGTGGCCACGGGGAAAGCTCCTCGATTCGCAGAAGCTCGTCCTCCGCGATGCCACCGGAAAGGCAGTTCGGCTCCAGGCGCGTGCGACGGACCGCTGGCCGGACGGCTCCGTGCGGTGGGTGCTGCTCGACTGGATCGCGGAAGCCGGCGCGGGGCCGTACCGCGTAGCTGTGGGTGAACCGGTCGCGGTCGAAGGTCCGGGTGTGAAGGTGGAAGCGAGTGAGGATTGGGTGAGCGTCGATACCGGAGCGGCGCAGTTTAAATTCGATAATGAGACGACCGGCTTTTTATTTCGCATGTGTTCGGTGAGAAAAACGCTCTATCCGACCGAGGCGTTCGGCTGCGCCATCAAAGACAATTTGGCCCGCGAAGCGAAATTCCAGTGGGATGAAGACTTAGAAGCCTCTTGGGGCGAGACGGGGCTGTGGGCGGTCGAGGTAGAAGAAACAGGGCCAGTCCGTGCGTCCGTGCGTCTCCGAGGGGCGTTTTATTTGCCACCATCGGGAGTGCTCACACAATACGTGGCTCGCTTGCATTTCTTCGCAGACTCGTCTGCGGTGCGCTTCGACTTGACTCTGTGTAACCCGTATCGCGCTGCTCATCCCGGCGGGCTGTGGGACTTGGGTGATGGAGGCTCGGTTTTCCTCAAAGACGCTACATTAACGTTCAAACTCTCCGGGGAGCGGAGCACGATCGTGTGCTCACCCGAACTCGGCGCGCCGGCCGGAGAGTGTGCTGCGCCGTTCGAGTTGTACCAGGATTCGAGCGGCGGAGAGAACTGGAAGAGTACCAACCACCTCAACCGCAAGCGTGAAGTACCGGTCACGTTCCGCGGCTACCGACTGAAGCTCGGCCCGCAGGAGCGAAGCGGCCTTCGTGCGACGCCGCTCGTCACGCTGTCGCGCGGCGAACACGCGGTCGGGATTGCGGTGCCGCACTTCTGGCAGAACTTCCCGATGGCGGTCGAAGCTACCGACGACGCACTCACGCTCAAGCTGCTTCCGAAGCAGTTCCGAGACGTTCACGAACTCCAGGGCGGGGAGCAGAAGACCTGGACGTTCGCCGTGGCGTTCGGCCCGGATGCCACGCCCGAATCACTGGAATGGTTCCGGCAACCCGCCAAGGCGTTCGCATCACCGAAGTGGTACTGCGACAGCGGCGCGATTCCCTACCTCACGCCAAAGGCCGACGATCCGAACCGGGATTACCTGGAACTGGTACACTCAGCCATCGAAGGCACCGACACATTCGACGCGAAGCGCGAAACGATCGACGAGTACGGCTGGCGGCACTTCGGCGACATCTACGGCGATCACGAGGCGGTGTACCACACCGGCCCGACGCCGATGGTGTCGCATTACAACAACCAGTACGATCCGGTCGCGGGCTTCGGCTATCAGTTCCTGCGCAGCGCCGATCTCCGCTGGCTGCGGCACATGGAGGAACTCGCCCAACACGTCATCGACATCGACATCTACCACACCACGCGGGACAAGTCCGCGTACAACGGCGGCCTGTTCTGGCACACGTACCACTACGTCGATGCCGACACCGGCACGCACCGCTCGTACCCGCGCTCGCTGCTCCAACTGAAGGGGATGCCGGGGCTCGATCCGAACGACCCGAAGGCGAAACGCTCCAAGAGCGTGTACGCGCTCGGCGGCGGCCCGGCTAATGAGCACAACTACACGACCGGCCTCATGCTCCACCACTTCCTGACGGGAAGTGCGGCCTCGCGCGAAGCCGCGCTCGGTCTGGCACGGTGGGTGATCGACATGGACGACGGCCGCAAGACGGTGTACCGCTGGTTCTCCCGCGCCAACACCGGCTACGCCAGCCAGAGCCGCGATCCGAGCTACCACGGCCCCGGCCGCGGGTCGGGCAACTCGCTCTCCGCGCTCCTCGACGGGCACCGGTTGAGCGGTGACCCCGCGTTCCTCGCGAAAGCGGAACAGCTCGTCCGGCGCTGCATCCACCCGGCCGATGACGTCCCGAAGCGGAACCTGCTCGACGTGGAGAACCGCTGGTTCTACACGATGTTCCTTCAAGCACTCGGAAAGTACCTCGACCACAAGGCCGAGCGCGGCGAACTCGATCGGATGTACGCCTACGCCCGTGCCAGCCTGTTACACTACGCCCGCTGGATGGCGGACAACGAGGTGCCGACGCTCTCGCGCCCGGAGATTCTGGAGTACCCGAACGAAACCTGGGCGGCGCAGGACATGCGCAAGAGCGAAGTGTTCAAGTTCGCGGCGAAACACGCGACCGGCACCGAGAAGGCCCGCTTCCTCGAACGCGCCGAGTTCTTCTTCCGCGATTCGGTGTCGCGCCTCACCGCTTTCCCCTCCCGGACGCTCGCGCGGCCGGTCGTGCTGATGCTCTCCTACGGTTACATGCACGCGCACTTCCAGAAGCGCCCCGATGAATCCGCGCCGCCGCCGAACGTAGAGGTCACCGACTTCGGCAAACCCGAAGTGTTCGTCTCCCAACCGGTGATCGCAAAGAAGCGGGCGAAGCTCCTGGCCGCGGTCGGTGCCGCGTGCGGCGTGGTGTGCGCGATAGGGCTGGTGGTGTGGCTGTTGCTGAGGTGA
- a CDS encoding ribonuclease HI family protein yields the protein MSDTATMHIDGASRGNPGKAAYAVVLARPGMPVVEEADTIGTASNNVAEYTALVEGLSLAAELGVKKLQVYSDSELMVKQMNGEYKVKNADLRGLYDEACQLRKGFEKVTITHVRREQNKRADAIGNEALDGKPRRRGEKQPTPTPSLKGGEQDLRSSDPFGGSEEASRAVPPLPSPGPREAPLTGPGREPRGVGSSDAAVRADAIQCLTDAARHWAANGVTGLPPAAVWEQLWSILEEAGVLKKTK from the coding sequence ATGTCCGACACGGCCACCATGCACATCGACGGGGCGTCCCGAGGCAACCCCGGCAAGGCGGCTTACGCCGTCGTACTCGCTCGGCCCGGAATGCCGGTCGTGGAGGAAGCGGACACGATCGGCACCGCGTCGAACAACGTGGCCGAGTACACCGCGCTCGTGGAGGGGCTGTCGCTCGCGGCCGAGCTGGGCGTGAAAAAGCTGCAAGTCTACAGCGACAGCGAGCTGATGGTGAAGCAGATGAACGGCGAGTACAAGGTGAAGAACGCCGACCTCCGCGGCCTGTACGACGAAGCGTGCCAACTGCGCAAAGGGTTCGAAAAAGTGACCATCACGCACGTGCGCCGCGAGCAGAACAAGCGGGCCGATGCCATCGGCAACGAAGCCCTCGACGGCAAGCCGCGCAGGCGGGGAGAGAAGCAACCCACCCCCACCCCCTCCCTGAAGGGAGGGGAGCAAGACCTTCGGAGTTCTGATCCCTTTGGAGGATCGGAGGAGGCGAGCCGCGCCGTCCCCCCCCTCCCTTCCCCCGGCCCGCGAGAAGCTCCGCTGACAGGGCCGGGGAGGGAACCGAGGGGAGTGGGTTCTTCGGACGCCGCCGTCCGCGCCGACGCGATCCAGTGCCTCACCGACGCGGCGCGCCACTGGGCCGCGAACGGCGTGACCGGCCTCCCGCCGGCGGCGGTGTGGGAGCAGTTGTGGTCGATCCTCGAAGAGGCCGGCGTGCTGAAGAAGACAAAGTAG
- a CDS encoding glycosyltransferase, whose protein sequence is MPDPAPLIVFSDDWGRHPSSCQHLISQLLPHRSVTWVNTIGTRPPGLDWSTVTRGMGKLRQWVKRPTPEEPTPSPSLKGGEPDLRSPEASGGSEEASRAFPPLPSPGPREAPLTGPGEGRGGWGVGSSGPRTSPLVLNPKMWPSFRSRFGRGLNRRLLTRALAGVTGVTPIIVTTIPLIADLVGRVRAARWVYYCVDDFSVWPGLDGRTMRDMEAELVPKVDVAIAVSATLQAHLAKLGKPSHLLTHGVDLDFWRAPVPPGTPVSLRDLDTMTDPLVVYWGVVDRRTDLDFVRALGNAMTVGTILFAGPQDAPDPELFRLPLVRTLPPVPFADLPSLAARAAVLVAPYADLPVTRAMQPLKLKEYIATGKPVVVRKLPATAEWADCVDVVETPDAFARAVLTRLKDGAPENQLRARGRLEAEGWGAKATQFERWVDGS, encoded by the coding sequence ATGCCTGACCCGGCCCCGCTGATCGTGTTCTCGGACGACTGGGGCCGGCACCCGTCGAGCTGTCAGCACCTCATATCGCAGTTGCTCCCGCACCGCTCGGTGACGTGGGTGAACACCATCGGCACGCGCCCGCCGGGGCTGGACTGGAGCACCGTCACGCGCGGGATGGGGAAGCTGCGGCAGTGGGTGAAGAGACCGACCCCCGAAGAACCCACCCCCAGCCCCTCCCTGAAGGGAGGGGAGCCAGACCTGCGGAGCCCCGAGGCTTCTGGAGGATCGGAGGAGGCTTCGCGCGCGTTCCCCCCCCTCCCTTCCCCCGGCCCGCGAGAAGCTCCGCTGACAGGGCCGGGGGAAGGGAGGGGGGGCTGGGGGGTGGGTTCTTCGGGCCCCCGCACCTCGCCCCTTGTCCTCAACCCGAAGATGTGGCCGTCGTTCCGGTCGCGGTTCGGGCGCGGGCTGAACCGTCGGCTCCTCACACGCGCGCTCGCGGGTGTTACGGGGGTAACACCGATCATCGTGACAACGATCCCCCTGATCGCCGACCTCGTCGGCCGGGTGCGCGCGGCGCGCTGGGTCTACTACTGCGTGGACGACTTCTCGGTGTGGCCCGGCCTCGACGGCCGCACCATGCGCGACATGGAAGCCGAACTCGTCCCCAAAGTCGATGTCGCGATCGCGGTGAGCGCGACGCTCCAGGCCCACCTGGCGAAGCTCGGCAAACCGTCGCACCTGCTCACGCACGGCGTCGATCTCGACTTCTGGCGGGCGCCGGTGCCGCCCGGCACGCCGGTCTCGCTTCGCGACCTCGACACGATGACGGACCCGCTCGTCGTGTACTGGGGCGTGGTCGATCGCCGCACGGACCTCGACTTCGTGAGGGCACTCGGCAACGCGATGACCGTCGGCACCATCCTCTTCGCCGGCCCGCAGGACGCCCCCGATCCGGAGTTGTTCCGCCTGCCGCTCGTGCGCACCCTTCCGCCCGTCCCGTTCGCGGATCTGCCGAGCCTGGCGGCGCGCGCGGCGGTCCTGGTTGCTCCTTATGCCGACCTGCCCGTCACGCGGGCGATGCAACCGCTCAAGCTGAAGGAGTACATCGCGACCGGGAAGCCGGTGGTGGTGCGGAAGCTGCCCGCGACGGCGGAGTGGGCGGACTGCGTCGATGTGGTGGAAACACCGGACGCGTTCGCACGGGCCGTACTCACGCGCCTCAAAGACGGGGCACCGGAGAATCAACTTCGCGCACGCGGGCGGCTCGAGGCGGAAGGTTGGGGCGCGAAAGCCACTCAGTTCGAGCGATGGGTGGACGGCTCGTAG
- a CDS encoding O-antigen ligase family protein encodes MKQLAFMAITMLLGTGGSFALSPVYGVAVYYMYAVMRPQFIWDWVELFGLKLSEINWSLPVALCTLGSTVLWRVGLWTPLAAATRPWYGNPRFTRSHYLFLAFTAWISVTSVTAVLPEVAWPFFIEYVKIFVMFICATLVLRTVRDLWLVYLVMLGSSAYIAYELNYYYLVYKWLMLAQRGYGGLDNNGAAMFLAMAVPLAFFAWEATRRWWRWLYMAAIPLLGHAVLLSYSRGAMLSLCAISLLMWVRARNKVFVSVLYVIGFGVLVATTGKQVEERFFSIGTEDANPRWATWKIAIRMANDRPVFGFGIRVSPKFTYTRYGADIPDRAIHNQYLQTAADSGWPALALYVALIGSVFVGLWQTRRVLRKFTDPASQSVRSLAAGLECSLAVFCFGATFLSLEHFEMPYIVMLLAVQLHAITRAVGAKLNPSPSGLPPLTLPYPYPAAPRPVAVSS; translated from the coding sequence ATGAAGCAGCTCGCGTTCATGGCGATCACCATGCTACTGGGGACGGGGGGCTCGTTCGCCCTGTCCCCGGTGTACGGGGTCGCCGTGTACTACATGTACGCGGTGATGCGGCCGCAGTTCATCTGGGACTGGGTCGAACTGTTCGGCCTGAAGCTGTCCGAGATCAACTGGTCGCTGCCGGTCGCCCTGTGCACCCTCGGTTCCACGGTGCTGTGGCGGGTCGGGCTCTGGACCCCGCTCGCGGCCGCCACGCGGCCCTGGTACGGCAACCCGCGGTTCACCCGCAGCCACTACCTGTTCCTCGCGTTCACGGCGTGGATCAGCGTCACCTCCGTCACCGCCGTGCTGCCGGAGGTGGCGTGGCCGTTCTTCATCGAGTACGTCAAGATCTTCGTCATGTTCATCTGCGCCACGCTCGTGTTGCGCACGGTCCGCGACCTGTGGCTCGTGTACCTCGTGATGCTCGGCAGCTCGGCGTACATCGCCTACGAGCTGAACTACTACTACCTCGTGTACAAGTGGCTGATGCTCGCGCAGCGGGGCTACGGCGGCCTCGACAACAACGGCGCGGCGATGTTCCTGGCGATGGCGGTGCCGCTGGCGTTCTTCGCCTGGGAGGCCACGCGGCGCTGGTGGCGGTGGCTGTACATGGCCGCGATCCCGCTCCTGGGCCACGCGGTGCTGCTGTCCTACTCCCGCGGCGCGATGCTCTCGCTGTGCGCCATCTCGCTCCTCATGTGGGTGCGGGCGCGGAACAAGGTGTTCGTCTCGGTGCTGTACGTGATCGGGTTCGGCGTCCTCGTCGCGACCACCGGGAAGCAGGTCGAGGAGCGGTTCTTCTCGATCGGGACGGAGGACGCGAACCCGCGGTGGGCGACGTGGAAGATCGCGATCCGGATGGCGAACGACCGGCCGGTGTTCGGGTTCGGCATCCGCGTGTCGCCCAAGTTCACCTACACGCGGTACGGGGCCGACATCCCCGACCGGGCGATCCACAACCAGTACCTCCAGACCGCCGCCGACAGCGGCTGGCCCGCCCTGGCCCTGTACGTCGCGCTGATCGGCTCGGTGTTCGTCGGCCTGTGGCAGACGCGCCGGGTGCTGCGCAAGTTCACCGATCCCGCGTCCCAGAGCGTGCGGTCCCTCGCGGCCGGGCTGGAGTGTTCGCTCGCCGTGTTCTGTTTCGGGGCCACGTTCCTGTCGCTCGAACACTTCGAGATGCCGTACATCGTCATGCTCCTCGCGGTGCAACTGCACGCCATCACCCGCGCCGTCGGCGCGAAACTCAACCCGTCCCCGTCCGGGCTGCCGCCCCTCACGCTGCCGTACCCGTACCCGGCCGCCCCGCGCCCCGTGGCGGTGTCGTCGTGA
- a CDS encoding acyltransferase translates to MNEPPVIHVPPTAEANSLKRAAKAGARFAALVLVSPVLVSYWLNAALLGRGRALESRSQLLSLWPGLTGQYLRRAFLQRVLTRCHPSATVEFGTFFSQPGAVLDENVYIGPRCGLGLVHLERDVLLAANVQIPSGGKTHYFDDPGRPIREQGGERKMVTVGVGAWIGTGAIVLADVGAGTVVAAGSVVTKPLPANVIAAGVPAKVIRNRFEPTAAPEANDA, encoded by the coding sequence ATGAACGAACCGCCCGTCATTCACGTACCGCCGACGGCCGAAGCGAACAGCCTGAAGCGCGCCGCGAAGGCCGGCGCGCGGTTCGCGGCACTGGTGCTCGTGTCGCCGGTGCTGGTGTCGTACTGGCTGAACGCGGCCCTCCTCGGCCGCGGCCGGGCGCTGGAGTCGCGGTCGCAGTTACTCTCGCTCTGGCCCGGCCTCACGGGGCAGTACCTCCGCCGCGCGTTCTTACAGCGGGTGCTGACGCGGTGCCACCCGAGCGCGACGGTCGAGTTCGGCACCTTCTTCTCACAACCGGGCGCCGTTCTCGACGAGAACGTGTACATCGGCCCGCGGTGCGGGCTCGGACTGGTCCACCTCGAACGCGACGTGCTGCTCGCGGCCAACGTGCAGATCCCCTCCGGCGGGAAGACGCACTACTTCGACGACCCGGGCCGTCCGATCCGCGAACAAGGTGGCGAACGGAAGATGGTGACGGTCGGCGTTGGGGCGTGGATCGGCACCGGGGCGATCGTGCTGGCCGATGTGGGCGCGGGGACCGTCGTCGCGGCCGGGTCGGTGGTGACGAAGCCGTTACCCGCCAACGTGATCGCGGCCGGCGTGCCGGCGAAGGTGATCCGCAACCGGTTCGAGCCGACCGCGGCCCCCGAGGCGAACGATGCCTGA
- the tsaB gene encoding tRNA (adenosine(37)-N6)-threonylcarbamoyltransferase complex dimerization subunit type 1 TsaB: MSANWLILETSGRVARVGLARGTAVTHTTELDTSRRHAREMVPTIEAMLKTEALRPTDLTGIMVCRGPGSYTGLRVGLATAKALAYATGCQLRAVDTFAAIAEQTPPDARHVWVIADALQNQVYLQRFDRTETGWVPFQELRIALVDEWVNGLSTGDHLSGPGVSVYAKAIPQSCNLVAEANREARIESVLAVGLRLVPLTREELFALEPLYLRGSSAEEKAKAT, encoded by the coding sequence ATGAGCGCGAACTGGCTGATATTGGAAACCTCCGGCCGCGTGGCCCGCGTCGGGCTGGCACGCGGGACCGCTGTGACCCACACCACAGAACTGGATACCTCCCGCCGGCACGCGCGCGAGATGGTTCCGACCATCGAGGCCATGTTGAAGACGGAAGCGCTCCGCCCGACCGATCTGACCGGCATCATGGTCTGCCGGGGACCGGGCAGCTACACCGGCCTACGAGTCGGACTGGCGACCGCGAAGGCGCTCGCCTATGCCACCGGGTGCCAGTTGCGCGCGGTGGACACGTTCGCCGCCATCGCTGAACAAACGCCCCCGGACGCACGGCACGTCTGGGTGATCGCGGACGCGCTCCAGAATCAGGTGTACCTCCAGCGGTTCGACCGGACCGAGACCGGTTGGGTTCCCTTTCAGGAGCTGCGCATCGCGCTGGTGGACGAGTGGGTGAACGGCCTTTCGACCGGCGATCACCTCAGCGGCCCCGGCGTTTCGGTGTACGCGAAAGCCATCCCGCAAAGTTGCAATCTCGTCGCGGAAGCCAACCGGGAGGCCCGCATCGAAAGCGTCCTCGCGGTCGGGCTCCGGCTGGTACCGTTAACGCGGGAGGAACTGTTCGCACTGGAACCGCTCTACCTGCGCGGCAGCTCGGCGGAAGAGAAAGCGAAAGCGACGTAA